One Desulfonatronum thiodismutans genomic region harbors:
- a CDS encoding DUF5677 domain-containing protein: MNEIAQLPDPPQFSDEEMQKCRESGDFMPVLFEWYKFVGHICIFFSQLQRESPAVREISPIHFAILTGLLNRCARLMLSNLALSHNGRFGETTVLLDRCIFESCLKVNWLCHKGNDESFQRYLAGGLKTEIELEKIIEGNIAERDGGEILNIEKRMLSSIERHINAAGLSREEITESKNLPDVSAMLRDLGHDRLIYVVAQRLGSHHVHGTWPSLLLHYLEIDDSGGFSLRDHDCKTHQNQFVMIPLQVLGAVRSYIGYLIEDEEAEEIVGLLDSIQEEILSINSKMAGKDFQSAE, encoded by the coding sequence ATGAACGAGATAGCACAGTTACCAGATCCCCCACAATTTTCTGACGAAGAAATGCAAAAATGTCGGGAAAGCGGTGACTTCATGCCTGTGCTTTTTGAATGGTACAAGTTCGTTGGTCATATTTGTATTTTTTTTTCTCAATTACAGAGAGAGTCACCAGCAGTTAGAGAAATTTCACCAATCCACTTTGCCATCCTTACAGGGTTACTAAACCGCTGTGCACGATTGATGTTGTCAAACTTAGCCCTGTCCCATAATGGACGTTTCGGTGAGACCACAGTGCTTTTAGATAGGTGCATTTTCGAATCTTGTCTAAAAGTGAATTGGCTGTGTCATAAAGGAAATGACGAAAGTTTCCAACGGTATTTGGCGGGTGGGCTAAAAACAGAAATCGAACTTGAAAAAATAATAGAGGGAAACATCGCAGAACGAGATGGTGGCGAAATTCTGAATATAGAAAAGCGCATGCTTTCATCTATCGAACGACACATTAACGCAGCAGGATTAAGTCGCGAAGAAATTACTGAATCTAAAAATCTACCAGATGTTTCAGCGATGTTGCGTGATTTAGGTCATGATAGACTAATATACGTAGTTGCACAACGACTAGGCTCTCATCATGTGCATGGTACATGGCCAAGCTTGCTACTGCATTATCTTGAAATTGATGATAGTGGCGGTTTTTCTCTCAGAGATCACGATTGCAAAACACACCAAAATCAATTTGTAATGATTCCACTACAGGTTTTGGGTGCGGTTAGGTCATATATCGGTTACCTAATCGAGGACGAAGAAGCCGAGGAAATTGTGGGTTTATTGGATTCTATCCAAGAAGAAATATTGAGTATCAATAGCAAAATGGCTGGGAAGGATTTTCAGAGTGCAGAATAA
- a CDS encoding PD-(D/E)XK nuclease domain-containing protein — MNTERKSANRLKVTDLDQTPGSALEQIKRKGYADKYRAESEAVYLIGVEFEREERNIVGVEWERGWGGKRGMPDTIASIENVI; from the coding sequence TTGAACACTGAGCGCAAATCGGCAAACAGGTTGAAGGTCACGGACCTGGACCAGACCCCGGGCAGCGCTTTGGAACAGATCAAGCGCAAGGGCTACGCGGACAAATACCGGGCCGAATCCGAAGCCGTCTACCTGATCGGCGTGGAGTTCGAGCGCGAGGAACGCAATATCGTGGGGGTTGAGTGGGAGCGGGGGTGGGGGGGGAAGAGAGGGATGCCGGATACGATTGCTTCCATTGAGAATGTCATTTAA